Within the Musa acuminata AAA Group cultivar baxijiao chromosome BXJ2-9, Cavendish_Baxijiao_AAA, whole genome shotgun sequence genome, the region ACTAGGGGAGGAGGAAATAATCAAAACAAGAAACTCATTGTGATATTATACATTAACTAAGAAACCATACATGACTTACATAAGTTTATAAAGTATCCATTGTCATTGCCCAATGGGGAAATTGATAGTGATTTCTTCACCTGGCCTTCTAAACTGCAATTCAATTACTAAATGAAAGTATGAGTATAATTTGAAGTAAAcaacatgtaaaataaaaatgcTCTCAACAATATACGATCAAATATCAGGAACCTCGATTTCATCGAAGGATCATGAAGAAATTCACAAGATTCAGTAGGACCTAGGCCAATCAAGCTTCCAACTTCAGTAGCTGACAAAGCAAAGACCTATGAACAAGCAACGATCCAAAATAAATCAACAAAGTTGTGGTTCAGCAAACAAAATCTTATAGAACTCCACCCTAATTTTGCTAATAATAGCTAGACAAGTAAAACAACAAATAGAAATGCTCCAATAAGAACAAAAAAGAATTAGGAATACATTCTTTACCTGCTTCTTTTCCCAATCATACTTTCTTTGTCCAACAGCAGGCCAAAATGTCAAAATAACAGAGCCATTTCTGTATACTCTAGAACTCCTAGACTGCTACAAGCATACTGTTAGTTAAAAGTCCAAACCAACACCTATACTGAGAAGTGCAGAATAGGTGTACAAATAGAACATACATCCAGTTCTCGGATAGCTGGAAGAATTGGTTTCATCGATAAGGCAGCTTTGCCCTTAAAAACAGTGTAGTTTGCAAATCTTCCAATAGATGTGCTCCCCGCTAGGAAAAAAAGGTGGTGAACGAATGCATTGTTTGTTAAGTTGAAAACACAACTAGACTTCTATTCAATCCATACCATCTGTCACAAGATCTGGTCCAGAAGTTGAAAAACCATGTTGAGTTTTCAACCAATAAGAATCCTTTATATTAGCAGCTCTCCCCAGTACAGATTTACTGGCAAGTTTACACAGAATATTAATAGCTTTATAGCAAAACTCATATATATGTTAAAGCAATATCTTTGAGCAAAATATAACAGAATAGCTGTACCCAAGCAAGCATGGTTGCAATGTTATGTGATAGTGTGTCAGAATCTCCAAGAGTAAACCTTCTTTAGTTGATTATACACTAAAGAATTCATAAACATAACCAAATGACCAACATAATGTGTCTGGGGTGAAACTGAGACATCATATCATAATCATGTACtaagttttaaaaaaatcacATGCCAAATCCACATAATACTGCAAGAAATAGTAGACTTGATTGCTCAGCATCTGCTGACACATTAATTATATGCCACAAATACTGTGCTCAGTTATTCTTCTTTCAACTACCTGCAACTAAAGGTTACAAGTAGCACCTAGTCATTGAAATACAAATCCTTGTGATGCTACTACAGATCATACAGGTCAGAAGATAATTTCAAAAACATGGCCCATGTTTTCCAACATGAATTGCATTGCGAACTTAACCCTAAAACTCAACTTGTTCGCATCCCTAACAACCACCACAGTGTGCAAAACCTAAACCGCCACTCAACCAGAAAAAGTGTGATCAACTCAGTCATGGTTGCCAAAAGATGGGGATAACTGTACTGCAAAACCCTTTCTTATACTTCAGAGACCATTTGACAAACAGTTAGACTACAACATGGTATATCTATCATCTATAAGCAGATTTCGACACAATAATAGACGTCTTGTaacgaagaagaaagaaaacagaGAGTCTCGTTCGCAACCCTACTAGCCACCACAGTGTGTAAAACCTAAACCGCCACTCAACCAGAAAAAAGAGTGATCAACTAAGTCATGGTTGCCAAAAGTTGGGGATAACTGTACTGCAAAACCCTTTCTTATACTTCATAGGCCATTTGACAAACAGTTAGACTACAACATGGTATATCTATCAACTATAAACAGATTTCAACACAATAATAGACGTCTCATaacgaagaagaaagaaaacagaGAGTCTCGTTCGCATCCCTACCAACCACCACAGTTTGCAAAACCTAAACCACCACTCAACCAGAAGAAAGAGTGATCAACTCAGTCATGGTTGCCATAAAGATGGGGATAACTGTACTGCAAAACCCTTTCTTATACTTCAGAGACCATTTGACAAACAGTTAGACTACAACATGGTATATCCATCATCTATAATCAGATTTCAACACAATAAGAAACGTGTCATAACGAAGAAGAAATAAAACAGAGAGTCTCGTTTCTTTATGTGGGATTGCGACGACAAAAGAGACGAGCAACTTCTCAGTAgataaaagaaatcaagaaaagaaaCTGGGCCATCGATCGTTTCTGAACAGATCTGAACGCGTTGCCAGGCGTCTAATATCGAGGACGAAAAGAACTGGAGAGGTTCGTTTCGTCCGGTGGGATTGAGGCGACAAGCAAGAACATCAAGATTTTCCCGACAGAGGGAGAAGCCAAGAGACGGTAACCGGGTAAAGGAAGGAAATCGATTACCTGGACGAAAGGAAGCGGGAGAACCTCATCGTTGTAGGAATTAGGGCACAGGGCGAGTGCGAGTTTCCTGAAAGCGTGAGAACGGTGGAGACACGAACAAGGGCGGCAAACAAAGTTATAGGGTCTAAGAACGATCCTGGCCGTCCGATCCCGTTCGACGAACTAATACCTGGAAATATTCGGGAGCGGGAAAAAGGTCGTGGGAATAATAATTAATGGGTAATGTTAGTCAAGGCGTGCAATTTTCGAGACAGCGAACACGGTTCGATCGCTAAAAAGAGAGGTGGCCCCGAATAACATGGCTGACATCATCCACCACAACGCCATCTGAAGAGTGATACATTCAGTTCCCTGCCTCGACCAAAACAGGTGAACCAAAAAAGGCACTCCTCATTCGAACACAAATAAATTGGGCGCCCCGTGTGAACTGATCTGATCCGATCAGCATCAGACATGATCTG harbors:
- the LOC135622762 gene encoding single-stranded DNA-binding protein WHY2, mitochondrial-like isoform X1 codes for the protein MRFSRFLSSSKSVLGRAANIKDSYWLKTQHGFSTSGPDLVTDAGSTSIGRFANYTVFKGKAALSMKPILPAIRELDQSRSSRVYRNGSVILTFWPAVGQRKYDWEKKQVFALSATEVGSLIGLGPTESCEFLHDPSMKSSLEGQVKKSLSISPLGNDNGYFINLSVVNNIQKTNERLSVPISKAEFTVIRTVLSYVLPHIMGWPQAMMRAQQPTTETKTSKSRPDPIFEWGR
- the LOC135622762 gene encoding single-stranded DNA-binding protein WHY2, mitochondrial-like isoform X2 — encoded protein: MRFSRFLSSSKSVLGRAANIKDSYWLKTQHGFSTSGPDLVTDAGSTSIGRFANYTVFKGKAALSMKPILPAIRELDSRSSRVYRNGSVILTFWPAVGQRKYDWEKKQVFALSATEVGSLIGLGPTESCEFLHDPSMKSSLEGQVKKSLSISPLGNDNGYFINLSVVNNIQKTNERLSVPISKAEFTVIRTVLSYVLPHIMGWPQAMMRAQQPTTETKTSKSRPDPIFEWGR